GCGCCGCAGCGCCCCTTTCGTCGCTATCAACTGCGGGAGATTTACCTCTGAACTTCTGCAAAGTGAACTCTTTGGACATGAAGAAGGTGCGTTTACCGGGGCGAGCCACCAACGCAAAGGGGCCTTTGAAAGGGTCAACGGGGGGATTCTCTTTTTAGATGAGGTGACCGAGATGTCCGCAGAGGCACAGCGAATGATGCTCCGGGTTTTGGATACACAAACCTTCACACGCATGGGGGGAAACGAAAAATTGGAGGCTGATTTTCAGGTGATCGCCGCAACAAACAGAAATATTGGGGAAGCCGTTCTGAAAACAGAGTTTAGAGCCGACCTCTATTACCGGCTCATGGACATGACGCTTCACGTCCCACCCCTCCGGGAACGGGCAGAAGATATTTCGCCTTTAGTCCATGCTTTTATTCATGCATTCACGCCTAAACGTGGAAAAGGTGTTACCGGAATTGCACCCGAAGCACTCCTACGGCTTGAACAAGCCGCCTGGCCCGGCAATATCCGACAACTCAGAAGCACTGTGAGAACCGCTATCGCCCTGGCGACAACCGACAAACTTGAGATCAAAGATTTTCCGTATAATTTTTTCACTGTCCCCGTTTCCGAAAAACCGGACACCCCACCGACCCCAAAAGCACACACATCTATCCACCCGGAATTTGTTCAGACGCTGCTCTCTCTCTGGAAGACGCTCCCGGCAGAAGTCCAGCACACAATTATACATGAACTTTCAAAGCATCTTGCAGAACTCTGGCGTAATTTCCAAACTTCCAAGGTCGCAACGACAGAGGAGAACGCGGAACTTCTGAATATAAGCGGTATGAATCAGCATCAAATTCTACGGGCAGTCGCCGAGAAACGGATC
The sequence above is a segment of the Candidatus Poribacteria bacterium genome. Coding sequences within it:
- a CDS encoding sigma-54-dependent Fis family transcriptional regulator, yielding MNIPPTFIELPSEPMQDIYHTVQQVVASDLSFFVTGETGVGKEGVAQYIHKSSPRRSAPFVAINCGRFTSELLQSELFGHEEGAFTGASHQRKGAFERVNGGILFLDEVTEMSAEAQRMMLRVLDTQTFTRMGGNEKLEADFQVIAATNRNIGEAVLKTEFRADLYYRLMDMTLHVPPLRERAEDISPLVHAFIHAFTPKRGKGVTGIAPEALLRLEQAAWPGNIRQLRSTVRTAIALATTDKLEIKDFPYNFFTVPVSEKPDTPPTPKAHTSIHPEFVQTLLSLWKTLPAEVQHTIIHELSKHLAELWRNFQTSKVATTEENAELLNISGMNQHQILRAVAEKRIAECASLNEAAHSLDIDIRTLQRHADWTEQDESAT